A stretch of Paenibacillus mucilaginosus 3016 DNA encodes these proteins:
- a CDS encoding ROK family transcriptional regulator: MDSIGGNSLVIREVNLNLVRRALKEKEQATKRELALATGLSTVTVGTLLQELTSQGEVKEAEMASSGGGRPAQLYSYNGDYAHALILFPHEAKGDIRIRCTVVNLLGRVAADTEAPVESVDLQAFESLIDEAMEAYPSIGAIGFGLPGAEFEGRMLVSDYEALRGLALREHFRDKYRRPVTVENDVNAAAVGFWKRKGVAADATGAYLYIPDRFPPGAGIVIEGKLFRGRRGFAGEVANIPLGISWGEALLLEPEEVRREAAARLTAAVCSVLNPDFVVLNASFIKQGHLPAMAETCGRLLPAGSLTELWVSDDFTADYVSGMVVLTLGTLESGLRLAK, encoded by the coding sequence TTGGATTCGATCGGCGGCAACTCCCTGGTCATCCGGGAGGTCAATCTGAACCTGGTTCGCAGGGCACTCAAGGAAAAAGAGCAGGCGACCAAGCGGGAGCTTGCGCTGGCCACAGGGCTGAGCACGGTAACGGTCGGTACCCTTCTGCAGGAGCTGACCTCTCAGGGAGAAGTGAAAGAAGCCGAGATGGCGTCATCGGGAGGCGGCCGGCCCGCCCAGCTGTATTCGTACAACGGGGATTACGCCCATGCCCTGATTCTGTTCCCTCATGAAGCCAAGGGGGATATCCGAATCCGCTGCACGGTAGTGAATCTTCTGGGCCGGGTTGCTGCCGATACGGAGGCGCCAGTAGAGAGTGTGGACCTCCAGGCCTTCGAGAGTCTAATTGACGAGGCGATGGAAGCTTATCCTTCCATCGGGGCGATCGGCTTTGGACTGCCCGGCGCGGAATTCGAGGGACGTATGCTGGTGTCCGACTATGAAGCACTGCGCGGCCTGGCGCTGCGGGAACACTTCCGTGACAAGTACCGGAGACCGGTGACGGTGGAGAATGACGTCAATGCGGCTGCGGTGGGCTTCTGGAAACGCAAAGGCGTAGCCGCGGATGCGACCGGCGCTTACTTGTACATTCCGGACCGGTTCCCGCCGGGGGCAGGGATCGTCATTGAGGGGAAGCTGTTCCGGGGCAGGAGAGGTTTTGCGGGTGAGGTGGCGAATATCCCGCTCGGGATCAGCTGGGGAGAGGCTCTGCTCCTTGAACCGGAGGAAGTGCGGCGCGAGGCTGCCGCCCGTTTGACCGCAGCCGTCTGCAGTGTCCTGAACCCGGATTTTGTCGTGCTGAACGCGAGCTTCATTAAACAGGGGCATCTGCCCGCTATGGCAGAGACCTGCGGCAGACTGCTGCCTGCAGGGTCGCTGACGGAGCTGTGGGTGTCCGATGATTTTACGGCCGATTACGTCAGCGGAATGGTCGTGCTGACGCTCGGCACGCTCGAATCGGGATTACGCTTAGCCAAATAA